atccctagaaatacataataaaaaggcctatgatatatatatatatatatatatatatatatatattattggaGGACGAGTGGTCTGGTGCAGATGGTGCAGTAATACCTGCGTTTGGTTTTGAAGTATAAAGGCAGAAAACAGAAATTCCATCGGGTCTCTACGTCCATAGCTTGGATC
This DNA window, taken from Vigna radiata var. radiata cultivar VC1973A chromosome 5, Vradiata_ver6, whole genome shotgun sequence, encodes the following:
- the LOC106759994 gene encoding uncharacterized protein LOC106759994, with amino-acid sequence MCLVFVCGEDEKVLSRQPAPGACPYCGGMIQAMDVETRWNFCFLPLYFKTKRRYYCTICTRPLVLQ